The Streptomyces sp. NBC_00162 sequence TCGCGACTGGACATCGTCGGCGTCGTGGTGATGCCGCCGCGCGAGGACCCGCGCGACGCCGTCCTGCCGCCCAAGCCCGAGGCCCCCAAGCCCACCCCGACGGTCACCGTCACGGTCACCCCGTCCGGGTCCGCCAGTGTGCCCGGCACGCCGGCCGACGAGTAGGAGCAGACCGACCATGCGCTTCAACCGGATCCTGCTCTCGGCCACGCTCGTCGTGGTCGCCCTCGTCGTGCAGGTCACCGTCCTGGGCCGGCTCCAACTGCCCGGCGCCGTGCCCGACCTGCTGCTGCTCACCGTGGTCGCCCTCGCACTCGTGTACGGGCACGTCAGCGGCGCCCTCATCGGCTTCGCCGCCGGTCTCCTCGCCGACCTGGCACCCCCCGCCGACCACGCCGCCGGACGGTACGCGCTCGTCCTGTGCGTCATCGGCTACGTGTGCGGCCTGGTGCGCCCCGACAACGGACGGTTCCGCTCCGCCTGGGGCCCCCTGCTCACCGTCGTCGCCGCCGCGATCGGCTCCACCCTGCTCTACGCGAGCGTGGGCGCCCTCGTCGGCGACACCGCCGCCCGCCACGTGGGCCTGACCGGGCTGCTGTTCACCGCCACCCTCTACGACCTGCTGCTCGCGCCGTTCACCGTGCCCTTCATCATGGCGCTGGCCCGGCGCGCCGAGAACGACCCGATGGCCGTCGAGGCCGGCGGCGGACCGCCGCAGGGCAAGGACGTGTCCTCGGGCTGGCTGGCCGGCGGCACCGGCCTGCGCATCGGCAGCCAGCGCGGCGGCCTGCGGCTGAAGACCGCGCGCGGCCGCGCCAACCGGGCCGGCCGGATAAAGGGCGTCAAGGCGGTCAAGATCGTGAAGAGCGTCAAGAAACTGTGAGGGAGGAGCGGACGTGACCAACATCCCGGAGACCGGCCGCACTTCCCGGGTGCAGATCCGGCTCGTCATGATCCAGGTACTCGTCCTGTCGATGCTGGTCACCCTCGGCGGTCGCCTCTGGTACCTCCAGATCCGCAACGGGGACGAGTACTACCACGAGGCGAAGAGCAACCACGTCCAGCGGGTCGTCCAGCCCGCGGTGCGGGGGTCGATCCTCGACGCCCGCGGGGTCCCGCTCGCCGACAACGAGACCCGCCTGGTCGTCTCCGCCAGCCGCACCTCGCTGATGAAGATGAAGGACCGGGGCAAGTCCGTCATGACCCGCCTCGCCGACGTCCTGGGCATGACCCCCAAGGAGGTCATGGAGAAGGTCCGTCTCTGCGACTCCCAGACCCCTGCGCCCTGCTGGAACGGCTCCCCGTACCAGCCGATTCCGGTCACCCTCGAAGCCACCACGCAGCAGGCGCTGCAGCTGCGCGAACGCCCCGAGGAATTCCCCGGCATCACCGCGGAGCCCACCGCCGTGCGCCGCTACCCGGCCCCCGGCGGAGCCCGTACCTCACAGGTGCTCGGCTACCTCTCGCCGGTCACCGACGAGGAGATCCAGAAGGCCAAGGACACGGACTCGCCGCACCTGCGGTCCGATCAAGTGGGCCGCTCCGGGATCGAACGCACCTATGACAAGCAGTTGCGCGGCAAGGCGGAGGTCACCTCGTACGAGGTCGACAACCTCGGCCGGGTCATGGGCCAGACCAAGTCCGACCCCGGTGTGGCCGGGGCCACGCTCATCACCAGCATCGACGCCCGGGTCCAGGCCGTCGCCGAGTTCGAGCTCCAGCAGGCGATGAAGGTCGTCCGCCACGAGACCGACAACATCACCGGCCGCAAGTACGAGGCCGACTCGGGCGCCGTCGTCGTCATGGAGACCAAGACCGGCCGCGTCGTCGCGATGGCCTCCCAGCCCGACTACGACCCCAACGCCTGGGTCGGCGGCATCTCCGGCAAGGACTACGCCCGCCTCACCAGCAAGAACTCCAACTACCCGCTGCTCAACCGGGCCATCCAGGGCCAGGCTCCCGCCGGCTCCATCTTCAAGGTGGTCTCGGCGAGCGCGGCCGTGCGGGCCGGCTACGACTTCAACGGCAAGTACAACTGCAGCGCTTCCTACAACATGGGCGGCCGGAGCTTCGCGAACTTCGAGTCCAAGGGACACGGCCCCATCACCCTCGGAGACGCCCTCAAGTTCTCCTGCAACACCGTCTTCTACGCCCTCGGTCACAAGGAGTGGAACCGCGACGGCGGCCTCAAGCCGAAGAAGGACGCCCACGACTGGTTCTACCGGACCGCCCGCGAATTCGGACTCGGCTCCGAGACCCATGTCGACCTGCCGAACGAGGTCACCGGCCGCATCCCCGACCGCAAGTGGAAGCAGAGCTTCTGGGCGGCCAACAAGGACTCCTGGTGCAAGCAGGGCAAGCGGGGCGGCACCTACGTCGAGCAGATCGCCTACGAGAGCTGCCTCGAAGGCAATCAGCTGAAGGCCTACGACAGCATCAACTTCGCCATCGGCCAGGGCGACGTGCTCGTCACCCCCATCCAGATGGCGACCGCCTACTCCGCCATCAGCAACGGGGGCACCCTCTACAACCCCACGGTCGGCAAGGCCGTGATCAGCCCCGACGGCAAGCACATCGAGTGGATCAAGCCCCAGGCCCACGGCAGGCTGCCGATCGACGCCGAGACCATCGGCAACCTCGACAAGGGACTCCGCTCCGTCGCCGAGCCCGGCGGCACCGCCGCCTGGCGGTTCATCGGCTGGCCGCTGGACAAGATCCCGATGCGGGCCAAGACCGGCACCGCCCAGGTCTACGGCAAGCAGACCACCTCGTGGCTGGCGACCTACACCGACGAGTTCGCGATCGTCATGACGATCTCCCAGGGCGGCACCGGCTCCGGAGCCTCCGGCCCCGCCGTCCGCAACATCTACAACGCCATCTACGGCCTCGACATGGCCGGCAAGCAGGACCTGAAGAAGGCCCTGCTGCTCAAGCCGGAGGCGAAACTGCCCAAGATCCACCCCGACGGCTCCATCGACTCCCCGGAGATCCGGCCGTACGTACCGCCGTCCCCGGAGGAGCCGGAACCGCCCGCGCTCGCCGGGCCGCCCGCCCCGCCCCCCGCGCGTCAGGACTGAGGACCGAGGACCGAACGACCATGCAGACCGCCAACAAGTTCTCCGTCTCCCGGTACGCGCCCCAGCGCGGGGCGGTGGCCCGGCTCACCGCCCGCGACTCGGTGGTGCGCCGGCTCGACTGGCCGATACTCCTCTCCGCGCTCGCGCTGTCCTTCATCGGCGCCCTGCTGGTGTGGTCGGCGACCCGCAACAGGACGCAGCTGAACCAGGGGGACCCGTACTACTTCCTCGCCCGGCACGCCCTGAACACCGGCATCGGCCTCGTGCTGATGATCGGCACCATCTGGCTCGGCCACCGCACCCTGCGCGGCGCGGTGCCGATCCTCTACGGGCTCTCGCTCGTGCTGATCCTCGCGGTGCTCACCCCGCTCGGCGCCACGATCAACGGCGCCCACGCGTGGATCGTGATCGGCGGCGGATTCTCCCTCCAGCCCTCCGAGTTCGTGAAGATCACGATCATCCTGGTCATGGCGGTGCTGCTGGCGGCCCGGGTGGACGCGGGAGACCTCACCCATCCCGACCACCGCACGGTCGTCAAGGCCCTGTGCCTGGCCGCCGCCCCCATGGGCATCGTCATGCTGATGCCCGACCTCGGCTCCGTCATGGTCATGGTCGTCATCGTGCTCGGCGTGCTGCTGGCCTCCGGCGCCTCCAACCGCTGGGTGCTGGGCCTGCTCGGCTCGGGCGCGGGCGGAGCCATCCTGATCTGGCAGCTCGGCGTCCTCGACGAGTACCAGATCAACCGCTTCGCGGCCTTCGCCAACCCCGAACTCGACCCCGCCGGCGTCGGATACAACACCAACCAGGCGCGCATCGCGATCGGCTCCGGCGGGCTGACCGGCTCCGGCCTCTTCAAGGGCTCGCAGACCACCGGCCAGTTCGTGCCGGAGCAGCAGACCGACTTCGTCTTCACGGTGGCGGGGGAGGAGCTGGGCTTCCTCGGAGCCGGGCTGATCCTCCTGCTGCTGGGCGTGGTGCTGTGGCGAGCGTGCATGATCGCCCGCGAAACCACCGAGCTCTACGGGACGATCGTGTGCGCCGGAATCATCGCCTGGTTCGCCTTCCAGTCCTTCGAGAACATCGGGATGACCCTCGGGATCATGCCGGTGGCCGGGCTCCCGCTGCCGTTCGTCTCGTACGGAGGCTCGTCGATGTTCGCCGTGTGGGTGGCCATCGGGCTGTTGCAGTCGATCAAGGTGCAACGGCCATTGTCGGCCTGATGTCCCGTTCACCCTGCCGTCGTGATCCGTTCAGGACTAAGTTCGGTCTATGGCGGACACGAAGCGCGAGATCGAGCGGAAATTCGAGTTCACTAAGGCGTCGGCGGCCCGGCGCGGGGTGCCGGACCTGACGGGCACTGCCGCGATCGCGGCCGTCTCCGACCAGGGCACGGTCGACCTCGACGCCGTCTACTACGACACCCCGGACCACCGGCTCGCCG is a genomic window containing:
- the mreD gene encoding rod shape-determining protein MreD gives rise to the protein MRFNRILLSATLVVVALVVQVTVLGRLQLPGAVPDLLLLTVVALALVYGHVSGALIGFAAGLLADLAPPADHAAGRYALVLCVIGYVCGLVRPDNGRFRSAWGPLLTVVAAAIGSTLLYASVGALVGDTAARHVGLTGLLFTATLYDLLLAPFTVPFIMALARRAENDPMAVEAGGGPPQGKDVSSGWLAGGTGLRIGSQRGGLRLKTARGRANRAGRIKGVKAVKIVKSVKKL
- the mrdA gene encoding penicillin-binding protein 2 codes for the protein MTNIPETGRTSRVQIRLVMIQVLVLSMLVTLGGRLWYLQIRNGDEYYHEAKSNHVQRVVQPAVRGSILDARGVPLADNETRLVVSASRTSLMKMKDRGKSVMTRLADVLGMTPKEVMEKVRLCDSQTPAPCWNGSPYQPIPVTLEATTQQALQLRERPEEFPGITAEPTAVRRYPAPGGARTSQVLGYLSPVTDEEIQKAKDTDSPHLRSDQVGRSGIERTYDKQLRGKAEVTSYEVDNLGRVMGQTKSDPGVAGATLITSIDARVQAVAEFELQQAMKVVRHETDNITGRKYEADSGAVVVMETKTGRVVAMASQPDYDPNAWVGGISGKDYARLTSKNSNYPLLNRAIQGQAPAGSIFKVVSASAAVRAGYDFNGKYNCSASYNMGGRSFANFESKGHGPITLGDALKFSCNTVFYALGHKEWNRDGGLKPKKDAHDWFYRTAREFGLGSETHVDLPNEVTGRIPDRKWKQSFWAANKDSWCKQGKRGGTYVEQIAYESCLEGNQLKAYDSINFAIGQGDVLVTPIQMATAYSAISNGGTLYNPTVGKAVISPDGKHIEWIKPQAHGRLPIDAETIGNLDKGLRSVAEPGGTAAWRFIGWPLDKIPMRAKTGTAQVYGKQTTSWLATYTDEFAIVMTISQGGTGSGASGPAVRNIYNAIYGLDMAGKQDLKKALLLKPEAKLPKIHPDGSIDSPEIRPYVPPSPEEPEPPALAGPPAPPPARQD
- the rodA gene encoding rod shape-determining protein RodA — translated: MQTANKFSVSRYAPQRGAVARLTARDSVVRRLDWPILLSALALSFIGALLVWSATRNRTQLNQGDPYYFLARHALNTGIGLVLMIGTIWLGHRTLRGAVPILYGLSLVLILAVLTPLGATINGAHAWIVIGGGFSLQPSEFVKITIILVMAVLLAARVDAGDLTHPDHRTVVKALCLAAAPMGIVMLMPDLGSVMVMVVIVLGVLLASGASNRWVLGLLGSGAGGAILIWQLGVLDEYQINRFAAFANPELDPAGVGYNTNQARIAIGSGGLTGSGLFKGSQTTGQFVPEQQTDFVFTVAGEELGFLGAGLILLLLGVVLWRACMIARETTELYGTIVCAGIIAWFAFQSFENIGMTLGIMPVAGLPLPFVSYGGSSMFAVWVAIGLLQSIKVQRPLSA